A stretch of Nitrospirota bacterium DNA encodes these proteins:
- a CDS encoding DMT family protein, producing the protein MTTILLLVLSNIFMTFAWYGHLKYGHDWSLWKAIVVSWAIAFFEYCLAVPANRFGYGQFSGFQLKIIQEIITLAVFTVFAITFLKEKLAWNYIVAFVFLCLAAFFAFAFKVSGPNI; encoded by the coding sequence ATGACTACAATTCTTCTACTGGTTTTATCGAATATCTTCATGACTTTCGCGTGGTATGGACACTTGAAATATGGACACGACTGGTCTCTCTGGAAAGCAATAGTTGTCTCGTGGGCGATCGCATTTTTCGAATACTGCCTGGCGGTGCCAGCGAATCGTTTCGGTTATGGTCAGTTTTCTGGATTCCAGCTCAAGATTATTCAAGAGATCATCACGCTTGCTGTTTTCACTGTTTTCGCGATCACGTTTCTAAAAGAGAAACTCGCATGGAACTATATCGTTGCGTTCGTCTTTCTCTGCCTGGCTGCGTTCTTTGCATTTGCGTTCAAAGTCTCCGGACCCAACATCTGA
- a CDS encoding CBS domain-containing protein, whose translation MMKLKEIMTTNPVKIEADKTVRDASILMAQVKLGSLLVCKRGEVIGILEESDIIRNVLAEDLNPYVTRVEKVMSIPFIIDEERSDNEASDMMNQHNVRHLAVSSNSTISGIVSMLDLIRPIYLGKSFWA comes from the coding sequence ATGATGAAATTAAAAGAGATTATGACAACCAATCCAGTAAAGATAGAAGCGGATAAAACAGTTCGTGATGCGAGTATCCTGATGGCTCAAGTGAAATTGGGAAGCCTCCTTGTTTGCAAAAGAGGGGAAGTCATTGGAATTTTGGAAGAATCCGATATTATCAGAAATGTTTTGGCAGAAGACTTAAATCCCTATGTCACAAGAGTGGAAAAAGTGATGTCTATTCCTTTTATCATTGATGAAGAAAGATCGGATAATGAAGCCAGTGACATGATGAATCAACATAATGTGAGACATTTGGCTGTCTCTTCGAATTCCACCATTTCCGGAATAGTTTCCATGCTCGATTTAATTCGCCCGATTTATTTAGGTAAATCATTCTGGGCATAA
- a CDS encoding SpoIIE family protein phosphatase encodes MSGFRHIDWGVAFKAMDGQCESGDRHLVSLFDEGALAAVVDGLGHGREAAESAEAAVKTLGNHPDEPLASLINRCHRNLLRMRGVAMTMVSFQGLGKQEQKRTKIEWLAVGNVEGLLIHTNQNANPRTEWILLNAGTVGYKLPILRTTSVSISPGDQLILATDGIKDTFAEELPQNIPPQQLASQILARHRNPMDDALVLIIRYMEQSI; translated from the coding sequence ATGAGCGGATTTAGGCATATCGATTGGGGAGTGGCTTTCAAAGCGATGGACGGCCAGTGCGAATCCGGGGATCGTCATCTGGTTTCATTGTTTGATGAAGGAGCGCTGGCCGCGGTTGTAGATGGGCTGGGTCATGGACGTGAAGCGGCCGAATCGGCTGAAGCTGCTGTTAAAACGCTTGGAAATCATCCGGACGAACCTCTTGCCAGTCTGATCAACCGGTGTCACAGGAATTTACTGAGAATGCGTGGTGTCGCCATGACCATGGTGTCATTTCAGGGACTGGGAAAACAAGAACAGAAAAGGACCAAAATAGAGTGGCTGGCTGTGGGAAATGTCGAAGGGCTGTTAATCCACACAAATCAGAATGCAAATCCTCGAACTGAATGGATTTTGCTCAATGCCGGAACAGTGGGCTATAAACTTCCTATTTTAAGAACCACTTCCGTTTCGATTTCGCCGGGAGATCAGTTGATTCTTGCAACAGATGGAATTAAGGACACTTTTGCCGAAGAGCTCCCGCAAAATATTCCGCCCCAACAATTGGCTTCTCAGATTCTTGCAAGACACAGAAATCCAATGGATGACGCGTTGGTGCTGATCATTCGCTATATGGAGCAATCCATATGA
- a CDS encoding ATP-binding protein, protein MKETLNDFHERYFLAFQDYLEGVGEGALGRGYELGRQAVSSDIGVLDLVAIYKEAVRKTLPGNLRPEEVDRILKGAEFFLESLSSFEITHRAFRDSNAGLRRMNQMLEEETRRITHVLHDEAGQLLAATYLALKEVECQVPLHFQEGFQKIRNLLQLSEQHLRRLVHEVRPTVLDDLGLLPALEFLARGVSKRSGLVIPVKGLLQGRLQPLVETLIYRIVREALTNVVRHACAKEVVIRVYQEDQGIQCSIQDDGIGMKETTLSDCEEEKGLGLTGIRELLKSYGGTLKIQSMSGQGTGLFIFIPREARNGSGYSPSR, encoded by the coding sequence ATGAAAGAAACCCTAAATGATTTCCATGAGCGCTATTTTTTAGCATTTCAGGATTATCTGGAAGGCGTCGGAGAAGGCGCTCTGGGACGCGGCTATGAATTGGGACGCCAAGCGGTCTCGTCGGACATCGGTGTGCTGGATCTTGTTGCCATTTACAAGGAAGCGGTTAGAAAAACATTGCCGGGCAATCTGAGACCTGAGGAAGTCGATCGCATTCTTAAGGGAGCCGAATTCTTTTTAGAAAGCCTTTCTTCATTTGAAATTACTCATCGTGCGTTTCGGGATTCGAACGCGGGCCTTCGCAGGATGAATCAGATGCTGGAAGAAGAGACCCGTCGGATCACACACGTCCTTCACGACGAGGCCGGACAGCTTCTTGCTGCAACCTACCTGGCGCTGAAGGAAGTTGAATGCCAGGTACCGCTGCATTTTCAAGAAGGTTTTCAAAAAATAAGAAATCTCCTTCAGCTCAGTGAACAGCATTTGCGACGTCTTGTCCACGAGGTAAGACCGACCGTTCTAGATGATCTGGGGCTTCTACCGGCTTTAGAATTCCTGGCTCGTGGTGTCTCGAAACGATCAGGATTGGTGATCCCGGTTAAAGGATTATTGCAGGGACGTCTCCAGCCCCTAGTTGAAACTTTGATCTATCGGATTGTGCGGGAGGCCCTGACAAATGTCGTAAGACATGCCTGCGCAAAGGAGGTGGTCATTCGTGTGTACCAGGAAGATCAGGGAATTCAATGTTCGATTCAAGATGATGGTATTGGAATGAAGGAAACAACACTTTCCGATTGCGAGGAAGAAAAAGGACTGGGGTTAACAGGGATTCGTGAACTGCTTAAGAGTTATGGCGGGACTTTAAAAATTCAATCCATGTCAGGCCAAGGTACAGGATTGTTTATTTTTATTCCACGGGAGGCACGGAATGGGTCTGGATATTCTCCTAGCCGATGA
- a CDS encoding ankyrin repeat domain-containing protein encodes MKTSWPRFLLFSLLFSFKLIFGISLVEAAESQFVNSETVSREFGQEEFMKAVEKDDLGKVKEMILDYHLYVDAKDNEGATALHIAARTGDKPLVLFLLAQKADVNARDRDGATPLHRAVGWNQGEIARLLVEHHADVNARDKDEETPLHWATTGGYKDLAEFLLNHQAEINAKGTSGETPLHLAARNSHKEIVELLIARHANVNTKDITGETPLHWAVEGGHGEVAALLLSHDADANAMRSDGDTPLHRAAGWGSKGIIKLLLDRGANRNVKNNYGETPLQRATQYANKDAVKLLGKAVSMGG; translated from the coding sequence ATGAAGACATCGTGGCCACGATTTCTACTTTTTTCGCTGTTATTTAGTTTCAAATTAATTTTTGGAATCTCTTTGGTAGAGGCGGCTGAATCTCAATTTGTCAATTCTGAAACTGTTTCTCGTGAATTTGGCCAAGAGGAATTTATGAAGGCTGTAGAAAAAGACGACTTGGGAAAGGTCAAAGAAATGATACTGGATTACCATCTTTATGTCGATGCCAAAGACAATGAGGGAGCCACTGCGCTACATATTGCCGCAAGAACTGGAGATAAACCACTCGTCCTTTTCCTTCTGGCCCAAAAAGCCGATGTCAATGCCAGGGATCGTGATGGCGCGACACCTCTTCATCGGGCTGTCGGATGGAACCAAGGGGAAATTGCAAGACTTTTGGTAGAACATCATGCCGACGTTAACGCCAGAGATAAGGACGAAGAAACACCCCTGCATTGGGCTACGACAGGAGGTTACAAAGACTTAGCCGAGTTTTTGCTGAACCATCAGGCCGAAATCAATGCCAAAGGAACTAGCGGAGAGACACCTTTACACCTTGCGGCCAGAAACTCTCATAAAGAGATCGTCGAACTTCTGATTGCCCGTCATGCCAATGTCAATACCAAAGATATAACGGGAGAAACACCACTCCATTGGGCCGTTGAAGGAGGTCATGGGGAGGTGGCAGCACTTCTACTGAGTCATGATGCCGATGCCAACGCGATGCGTAGCGATGGCGACACCCCTCTTCATCGAGCTGCTGGATGGGGTTCAAAAGGGATTATCAAGCTTCTTTTAGACCGTGGAGCAAACCGGAATGTTAAAAACAATTACGGAGAAACACCGCTACAACGGGCTACCCAATACGCTAATAAAGATGCTGTTAAACTCTTGGGTAAAGCTGTATCAATGGGAGGCTAA
- a CDS encoding sensor histidine kinase, whose protein sequence is MARQSLQQLNECYLLALREYLTGVGESALDRGYELGREAALNGVGVLEAIDIYRQALEKSLIIRLKPSDQARVIRAVEFLVESLSPFEVIYRGYREKNTRLRLLSERLQSIREEERARIARDIHDDLGRSLTCLKYDLSGLQKRFRTEKHSNCPQDQNSSGDPTVEPISVLDKTDRMVKLIDETIQMVRQIASALRPPILDDLGLEAAIEWQLRDFQARTGIQFNLNLPSRDLAIDQKRSSSLFRIFQEILTNTARHAQATALRISLRKKGAKIILDVHDNGIGITTAEISAVRSLGLLGMRERASFLGGEIRIAGRPGKGTKVTVQIPFVGELS, encoded by the coding sequence ATGGCTCGACAATCATTACAACAATTAAATGAATGTTACCTCCTGGCTCTGAGAGAATATTTGACGGGAGTGGGTGAGTCAGCGTTGGACCGGGGATATGAACTTGGCCGCGAAGCCGCATTAAACGGAGTCGGAGTATTGGAGGCGATTGACATCTACCGTCAGGCTCTGGAGAAGAGTTTAATTATCCGCCTAAAACCCTCTGATCAGGCGCGCGTTATTCGGGCAGTGGAATTTCTTGTCGAGTCGCTTTCGCCATTTGAGGTCATCTATCGTGGATATCGAGAAAAAAATACAAGACTTCGTCTCCTATCTGAACGTCTCCAATCTATTAGGGAAGAGGAACGGGCGAGAATTGCCCGTGATATCCATGATGATCTGGGACGATCGTTAACCTGTTTGAAATACGACCTTTCAGGACTTCAAAAACGTTTTCGTACAGAAAAACATAGCAATTGTCCACAGGATCAAAATTCATCTGGGGATCCAACCGTTGAACCAATCTCGGTGCTGGATAAAACGGATAGGATGGTAAAGCTGATTGATGAAACCATTCAGATGGTACGACAAATTGCGTCAGCGTTAAGACCACCGATTCTGGACGATCTTGGTCTGGAAGCCGCAATTGAATGGCAGTTGAGGGATTTTCAAGCTAGAACAGGTATACAGTTTAATTTGAATTTGCCTTCACGGGATCTCGCAATCGATCAAAAGAGATCCAGTTCACTTTTCCGTATTTTTCAGGAGATTTTGACCAATACGGCCCGGCACGCTCAGGCAACTGCTTTAAGGATTTCCCTACGGAAAAAAGGTGCCAAAATAATCCTTGATGTCCATGATAACGGAATAGGAATTACGACGGCTGAAATTTCGGCTGTCAGGTCCCTTGGACTTCTAGGAATGAGGGAACGGGCATCCTTTTTGGGCGGCGAAATACGTATAGCGGGGCGACCCGGAAAAGGGACAAAAGTGACTGTTCAGATTCCTTTTGTGGGAGAGTTGTCATGA
- a CDS encoding STAS domain-containing protein has product MRRKTMPKREESTLLQAVPETRALLRELVAHLRENRTELREEWARRITEAGLLTSMTKEEIFKEATTVYDNYVAVLETGSVEALQAYARDLSERIIPRGVETHEVLGIVLLLRDVLARSLFKKYQTDFGLLNRVLDAYEPAANRIANTVGVGFVQERERIIRQQQEAIRELSTPVLQVRERLLILPIIGVIDPQRARQLTEQLLRGIRSNRAKVVVMDITGVPSVDATVANHLVQTMDASRLMGATVIVTGLSSEIAQTLVNIGVEFGKMKTVGDLQGGIEEAEKLLGYKVILEELSGRDQKYRESER; this is encoded by the coding sequence ATGAGGAGAAAAACCATGCCAAAAAGAGAAGAATCGACTCTTCTTCAAGCCGTACCGGAAACTCGGGCCTTGCTTCGCGAACTGGTGGCGCATCTTAGGGAAAACCGCACCGAGCTTCGAGAAGAATGGGCGCGACGCATCACAGAGGCCGGACTTTTAACATCTATGACCAAAGAGGAGATTTTTAAAGAGGCGACGACCGTTTATGATAACTATGTCGCGGTGCTGGAAACCGGTTCAGTCGAAGCGCTTCAGGCTTACGCCCGAGACCTTTCGGAAAGGATTATCCCAAGGGGTGTGGAAACCCACGAGGTCCTTGGAATTGTTTTATTACTTCGCGATGTGTTGGCGCGTTCTCTCTTCAAGAAGTATCAGACTGATTTTGGACTTTTGAATCGTGTCCTGGATGCCTATGAGCCGGCAGCAAACCGGATTGCCAATACAGTAGGCGTCGGATTTGTTCAGGAACGTGAACGTATCATTCGGCAACAGCAGGAAGCGATTCGCGAGCTCTCTACTCCAGTATTGCAAGTCCGAGAACGTCTATTGATCCTTCCTATTATCGGGGTCATCGATCCGCAAAGGGCACGTCAGTTAACCGAACAGTTGCTCAGAGGCATTCGTTCAAACCGTGCCAAAGTAGTGGTGATGGACATTACAGGTGTTCCCTCGGTTGACGCGACGGTGGCAAATCATCTGGTACAAACCATGGATGCGTCTCGTTTGATGGGAGCCACGGTGATCGTCACCGGTTTGTCGTCTGAGATTGCCCAAACGCTAGTCAACATCGGCGTGGAATTCGGGAAAATGAAAACGGTGGGAGATTTACAGGGGGGGATTGAAGAAGCAGAAAAGTTATTAGGATATAAAGTGATTTTGGAAGAGCTTAGCGGACGGGACCAGAAATATAGAGAAAGCGAAAGATGA
- a CDS encoding anti-sigma regulatory factor yields the protein MKHETRVQIICSTDIVTARAHGRTLASQIGFTGSDLTIIATAISEVARNIVEYAGKGEIILGPVQESRLKGIFIIAQDEGPGIADIDRALQDGYSTGNGLGLGLPGAKRLMDEFEIQSEVRKGTTVKMKKWLRRNGSVE from the coding sequence ATGAAACATGAAACTCGTGTCCAGATTATTTGCTCCACCGATATTGTGACAGCACGGGCCCATGGCCGGACTTTGGCGTCACAGATCGGGTTTACCGGAAGCGACCTGACCATCATAGCGACGGCCATTTCGGAAGTTGCCCGAAACATCGTTGAATATGCCGGAAAAGGTGAAATTATTCTGGGACCGGTACAAGAAAGTCGTCTAAAGGGAATATTCATTATTGCCCAGGATGAAGGCCCCGGAATCGCAGATATTGACCGGGCTCTCCAGGATGGTTATTCAACTGGAAACGGACTCGGGCTTGGATTGCCGGGCGCAAAACGGTTGATGGACGAGTTTGAAATTCAATCCGAGGTCAGGAAGGGTACAACGGTGAAGATGAAAAAATGGCTTCGCCGGAATGGTTCGGTTGAGTAG
- a CDS encoding formylglycine-generating enzyme family protein produces MMKYFLVYFMTVTAVSVAGATEVYPSSQPPLETYEGLVTIPSGWFQMGSSTKENKGGYATEQPLHSVFLSTFQMDRYEVSNTQYLRFILRTHRKSPVYWKESRFPVEIANHPVAGVSWFDAVEFCHNNGKRLPKEAEWEKAARGVNEINYPWGNQPADPTLANFGKQLINSNLSIELIKESLYPPLVDVNAFPEGNSPYGVYQMGGNVMEWVADWWDPGYYLHSPIYNPSGPLKGVHKVVRGGSWNDDPLALRTATRTGMDPSTKTFTIGFRCVKSF; encoded by the coding sequence ATGATGAAATATTTTCTTGTCTATTTTATGACTGTGACTGCGGTATCTGTTGCGGGTGCAACGGAAGTTTATCCGTCATCCCAGCCACCACTCGAAACCTATGAAGGATTGGTTACTATTCCCTCGGGATGGTTTCAAATGGGAAGTAGTACAAAAGAAAATAAGGGAGGATATGCAACAGAACAGCCCCTGCATTCCGTCTTTCTGAGTACTTTTCAGATGGATCGATATGAAGTCAGCAATACTCAATACCTACGGTTTATCCTCAGGACACATCGTAAATCTCCTGTTTACTGGAAAGAATCCCGCTTCCCGGTTGAGATTGCAAATCACCCCGTAGCGGGAGTGAGCTGGTTTGACGCAGTTGAATTTTGCCATAATAATGGAAAACGGCTTCCCAAAGAAGCTGAATGGGAAAAAGCCGCGAGGGGAGTAAATGAAATCAACTATCCTTGGGGGAATCAACCAGCGGATCCCACTCTGGCCAATTTCGGAAAGCAACTGATAAATTCAAATTTGTCCATTGAGCTGATAAAGGAAAGTCTTTATCCTCCCCTGGTCGACGTGAATGCTTTCCCTGAAGGGAATAGCCCTTACGGCGTTTATCAAATGGGAGGAAATGTCATGGAATGGGTCGCCGATTGGTGGGACCCGGGGTATTATCTCCATAGTCCAATTTATAATCCTTCCGGGCCATTGAAGGGAGTACATAAAGTTGTCCGCGGAGGCTCCTGGAACGATGATCCACTTGCCCTCAGGACAGCAACACGGACAGGTATGGATCCTTCCACGAAGACATTTACTATTGGATTTCGTTGCGTAAAGTCTTTCTAA
- a CDS encoding STAS domain-containing protein, whose amino-acid sequence MNVPILKQHDYLIATVQSALSDEDLKQFQGDLVARVGKFRSRGAIIDVTALDVIDSFAVRTLKNIANMIRFRGAETVIVGIRPEIAFSMVQLGLDMGGVATALDLEEGLAHLDHSSETNTGIANET is encoded by the coding sequence ATGAATGTACCGATTCTTAAACAACATGATTATTTGATCGCAACGGTTCAATCCGCACTGAGCGACGAAGATCTGAAACAATTCCAGGGCGATCTGGTGGCTCGGGTGGGAAAGTTCCGCTCGCGTGGTGCTATTATTGACGTCACTGCGCTGGATGTGATCGATTCGTTTGCTGTTCGAACTTTGAAAAATATTGCCAATATGATTCGGTTTCGGGGTGCGGAGACCGTCATTGTGGGTATCCGGCCCGAGATTGCTTTTTCGATGGTTCAGCTCGGTCTTGATATGGGCGGCGTGGCGACGGCTTTGGATTTGGAAGAGGGACTTGCCCATTTGGATCACAGTTCTGAGACAAATACGGGCATCGCAAATGAAACATGA
- a CDS encoding response regulator transcription factor, with product MGLDILLADDHGIFREGVKAYLERKGFQIIAEAASGDEAIQMAQKYLPDIAILDLSMPILNGIDAAKEIHRVCPKTKTIILTIHDEDLYVLEAQRARISGYVLKQQAGEDLLQAIDQVSRGSVYLSPGISKIVVEAFLDKKELPSDPLTSRERQVLQLVAEGNSTKEIAQFLGVSPKTAESHRGRIMDKLDIHGTVGLVRYAIRQGLIQP from the coding sequence ATGGGTCTGGATATTCTCCTAGCCGATGACCACGGTATTTTTCGGGAAGGAGTGAAAGCTTATCTGGAGAGGAAAGGATTCCAGATCATCGCAGAGGCCGCGTCTGGAGATGAAGCAATCCAGATGGCACAAAAGTATTTACCGGATATTGCCATTCTGGATCTCTCAATGCCAATTTTAAATGGTATTGATGCGGCGAAGGAGATTCATCGGGTCTGTCCGAAGACAAAAACCATTATTCTAACCATACATGACGAAGACCTTTATGTTCTGGAGGCCCAACGGGCCAGAATTAGCGGTTATGTCCTGAAACAACAGGCCGGGGAAGATCTTCTCCAGGCTATAGACCAGGTTTCCCGCGGATCGGTTTATTTGAGTCCGGGAATTTCCAAGATAGTGGTAGAAGCTTTTTTAGATAAAAAAGAACTCCCTTCAGATCCTCTTACCTCCCGAGAGCGTCAGGTCCTTCAATTGGTGGCGGAAGGAAACAGCACAAAGGAAATTGCCCAGTTTTTGGGGGTCAGTCCAAAAACCGCCGAATCCCACCGGGGAAGGATTATGGATAAGCTCGATATTCATGGAACGGTCGGACTTGTTCGTTATGCCATTCGCCAAGGTTTGATTCAGCCTTAA
- a CDS encoding PilZ domain-containing protein has translation METYMKFGISMLQNDLTLLAILTGLIFFGGMVLISIEVFGPDRSQNSTQYSFQADLNERRRSYQRITLPGMVQAEIPSLGITFQSTVWNISRSGICIVSPKWLGKGSTISMGLSWFGLSTNVYETRVEGSVVFCLNYGKLSILGIVFKGVITESDFNHFRRISTAETP, from the coding sequence ATGGAAACCTATATGAAATTTGGCATTTCGATGCTGCAAAATGATTTGACTCTACTCGCAATTTTAACCGGTCTCATTTTCTTTGGCGGAATGGTTTTGATCTCAATTGAAGTATTTGGGCCTGATCGGTCTCAAAATTCAACTCAATATTCATTTCAAGCGGATTTGAATGAGCGTCGTAGAAGTTATCAAAGAATTACTCTTCCGGGAATGGTTCAGGCGGAGATTCCCTCCCTTGGAATCACATTCCAGTCAACCGTTTGGAATATCAGCAGAAGCGGTATTTGCATCGTTTCGCCAAAATGGCTTGGAAAAGGATCTACCATATCCATGGGACTGAGCTGGTTTGGATTGTCGACAAATGTCTATGAGACCCGAGTAGAAGGCAGCGTCGTTTTTTGCCTGAATTACGGTAAACTCTCCATTCTGGGAATTGTTTTTAAAGGGGTAATTACGGAGTCTGATTTTAATCACTTTCGCAGGATCTCAACTGCGGAAACACCATAA
- a CDS encoding diguanylate cyclase, translated as MNDLSRNIGEPYLLALKDYLSHGKEEALKQAYELGRKAVADRIGVLEMITVHEEALGAILSETRESHKSRKMIRVTEFFAEILSPFDMVQRGLHEAYNTLTDLHKTLKRQNQELIRLLNVLDASSNEIYMFDVKTLHFLYVNARVLRNFGCSLENVQKMSPLDLILGYDETAFKSLLYPLLEGQKKKLVVQTQHCKSDGSEYPVEEHFQLIEQGQERICLVVTLDLTERKQMEVLTHLAYHDNLTGLPNRLLFQDRLQHALQTGRRDLSTTALLLLDLNRFKEVNDDYGHDKGDAVLQQLGPRLHSVLRESDTLARLGGDEFAVLLPSTSIEGTELAVNKILEIIEQPFSVESARFEIGASIGIALFPWHGTTADLLMRRADAAMYAAKKVHGGYKIYSPDCDSSYRKPSIEWKSEPR; from the coding sequence ATGAATGATCTTTCGCGAAACATTGGCGAGCCCTATCTTTTGGCTTTAAAGGACTACCTTTCCCATGGAAAGGAAGAAGCTTTAAAACAGGCATATGAGTTGGGTCGTAAGGCTGTTGCCGACCGTATCGGTGTGTTAGAAATGATCACCGTTCATGAAGAAGCGCTGGGAGCAATTCTATCCGAGACGCGAGAATCCCATAAAAGCCGTAAAATGATTCGAGTGACTGAATTTTTTGCAGAGATTCTTTCTCCCTTTGACATGGTTCAGCGCGGCTTGCATGAAGCTTATAATACCCTTACCGATCTCCATAAAACACTTAAACGTCAGAATCAAGAGTTGATTAGGCTATTGAATGTTCTCGATGCGAGTTCAAACGAAATTTATATGTTTGATGTGAAAACGCTTCACTTTCTTTATGTCAACGCGCGTGTCCTTCGAAATTTCGGCTGTTCCCTGGAGAACGTCCAGAAAATGAGTCCTCTCGATTTGATCTTGGGATATGACGAGACTGCGTTCAAATCATTGCTTTATCCTTTGCTGGAAGGGCAAAAAAAGAAACTGGTTGTGCAGACCCAACATTGTAAATCAGACGGGTCAGAATACCCCGTGGAAGAGCATTTCCAGCTTATTGAACAAGGTCAGGAAAGGATTTGTCTGGTAGTGACACTTGATCTAACTGAACGTAAACAGATGGAAGTGTTAACCCATCTCGCTTATCACGATAATCTGACCGGGTTACCCAATCGTCTCCTGTTTCAAGATCGTCTTCAACATGCCCTGCAGACTGGTCGACGAGATCTCTCCACAACGGCGCTACTTTTACTCGATCTAAACCGTTTTAAAGAAGTTAACGACGATTATGGACATGACAAAGGCGACGCAGTTCTTCAACAGCTGGGACCTCGATTGCATTCAGTGTTACGTGAATCCGATACTTTGGCGCGTCTTGGAGGAGACGAATTCGCAGTACTGTTGCCCTCAACTTCGATAGAAGGGACGGAACTTGCAGTAAACAAGATACTGGAGATTATTGAGCAGCCTTTTTCTGTTGAATCTGCACGATTTGAGATTGGTGCAAGTATCGGAATTGCTCTTTTCCCCTGGCACGGGACAACTGCGGATCTCCTCATGCGCCGGGCGGATGCCGCTATGTATGCCGCAAAGAAAGTTCATGGCGGTTATAAAATATATTCTCCGGACTGCGACAGTTCTTATAGAAAACCTTCGATAGAATGGAAATCAGAGCCCAGGTAA
- a CDS encoding response regulator transcription factor — protein MINILIADDHAVVRQGIKNILQTTSDLKVAGEAGNGQEVMKQVRSQSWNVVVLDMAMPGKTGLDLLKEIKGEQPDLPVLVLSMHSEDQYAVRLLRAGASGYMTKESAPDDLINAIRKVAGGGKYISSCLAEQLVQDLRLDSEKPFHELLSDREYQVMCLIAEGKSIKQIAEQMVLSIKTVSTYRSRILEKMKMKTNADLIQYGIRNKLVD, from the coding sequence ATGATAAATATTTTAATTGCCGATGATCATGCGGTGGTGCGTCAGGGTATCAAGAATATTCTCCAAACGACTTCAGATCTTAAAGTGGCCGGAGAAGCTGGCAACGGACAAGAGGTCATGAAACAGGTTCGCAGCCAAAGCTGGAATGTGGTTGTCCTGGATATGGCGATGCCTGGCAAGACAGGACTCGATCTGCTTAAAGAAATTAAGGGAGAACAGCCGGATCTTCCCGTTCTGGTATTGAGCATGCATTCTGAGGACCAGTATGCGGTCCGTCTGCTTAGAGCAGGAGCTTCCGGTTACATGACTAAGGAAAGCGCACCGGATGATCTAATCAATGCAATACGAAAAGTTGCTGGTGGAGGAAAATATATCAGCTCTTGCCTTGCGGAACAATTGGTGCAGGACTTGCGATTGGACTCTGAAAAACCTTTTCATGAGCTCCTTTCTGACCGGGAATATCAGGTAATGTGTTTGATTGCAGAGGGTAAGAGCATCAAACAGATTGCTGAACAGATGGTCCTTTCCATAAAGACAGTGAGTACTTACCGGTCCCGGATTCTTGAGAAAATGAAGATGAAGACAAACGCGGATCTGATTCAGTATGGAATTCGAAACAAGCTGGTTGATTAA